A genome region from Qipengyuania profundimaris includes the following:
- the rplL gene encoding 50S ribosomal protein L7/L12: MADIAKLVEELSKLTVMEAAELATALEEEWGVSAAAAVAVAGPAAGGGDAGAAAEEKDEFDVVLTGDGGKKIQVIKEVRAITGLGLTEAKALVEGAPKPLKEGVNKAEAEEIKGKIEAAGGTVELK, from the coding sequence TGAAGAACTGTCGAAACTGACCGTCATGGAAGCCGCCGAGCTCGCTACGGCGCTCGAAGAAGAGTGGGGCGTCAGCGCCGCCGCTGCTGTTGCCGTTGCCGGCCCCGCCGCTGGCGGTGGTGACGCTGGTGCCGCAGCCGAAGAAAAGGACGAATTCGACGTCGTCCTGACCGGCGACGGTGGCAAGAAGATCCAGGTCATCAAGGAAGTCCGTGCCATCACCGGCCTGGGCCTGACCGAAGCCAAGGCTCTTGTCGAAGGCGCGCCCAAGCCGCTCAAGGAAGGCGTCAACAAGGCGGAAGCCGAAGAAATCAAGGGCAAGATCGAAGCAGCCGGCGGTACCGTCGAGCTCAAGTAA
- a CDS encoding transglutaminase-like cysteine peptidase gives MEKRLTFPNRKVIATLGLGLSAWMTAAPATAQVYAPMILPALSSALSTGVCPVAASASLASSGPTGTGVSKASAILGGASSALETIRARQDGFETMGPLMPGAGTAEPPVETMSTTAALALPPMAECASSPGTALARLAQLSSPIADTSLPGANDFLASRRVPIATTNFDASWDRVNRERGSVGRSARQLLGQSEGLEDKLAIVNRWVNQRIAYREDSDLFGQADYWAGPRQTLRLGQGDCEDYALLKMHMLAAAGVPREDMFLTITRDLVRRADHAVLIVRTADGFRMLDNASDAVLDASSANDYRPVLSFSGRKSWLHGY, from the coding sequence ATGGAAAAGCGCCTCACCTTTCCGAACCGCAAGGTCATCGCCACGCTCGGCCTCGGGCTCTCGGCTTGGATGACTGCCGCTCCGGCGACGGCACAGGTCTATGCGCCGATGATCCTTCCCGCCCTGAGTTCGGCCTTGTCGACGGGCGTGTGTCCGGTTGCAGCGTCCGCGTCCCTCGCATCGTCTGGACCGACCGGTACGGGGGTTTCGAAGGCATCCGCGATCCTCGGCGGTGCGTCCAGTGCGCTCGAAACGATCCGCGCACGGCAGGATGGGTTCGAAACGATGGGCCCTTTGATGCCGGGGGCGGGAACGGCCGAACCGCCGGTCGAAACGATGTCCACCACGGCAGCCCTGGCCCTTCCCCCCATGGCAGAATGCGCTTCTAGCCCAGGGACGGCGCTCGCCAGACTGGCGCAGCTTTCTTCACCCATTGCCGACACAAGCCTGCCGGGAGCGAACGACTTCCTCGCCAGCCGCCGGGTGCCGATCGCAACGACCAATTTCGACGCCTCGTGGGACCGGGTGAACCGCGAACGCGGTTCCGTGGGTCGCTCGGCGCGCCAGTTGCTCGGACAGTCCGAGGGACTCGAGGACAAACTCGCTATCGTCAACCGCTGGGTCAACCAGCGGATCGCCTACAGGGAAGATAGCGATCTGTTCGGGCAGGCCGACTATTGGGCCGGACCCCGCCAGACTCTGCGCCTCGGCCAGGGCGATTGCGAAGATTACGCTCTTTTGAAGATGCACATGCTCGCCGCAGCCGGTGTGCCGCGCGAGGACATGTTCCTGACCATCACGCGGGATCTCGTGCGCCGGGCCGATCATGCAGTGCTGATCGTGCGAACTGCGGACGGGTTCCGCATGCTCGACAATGCGAGCGACGCCGTTCTCGACGCCAGTTCCGCCAACGACTACCGGCCGGTTTTGAGCTTCAGCGGCCGCAAGAGCTGGCTGCACGGCTATTGA
- a CDS encoding HlyD family type I secretion periplasmic adaptor subunit, which yields MSGLRQRFAGLDAPQRLIAIAAVGILLLFAWSAFAQVEQITRGTGKVIPSSKAQLVQPAEPAVISEILVRGGQSVSKGDLLVRLDDTQSASALGELEEENRRLAARAQRLENEASGGAAGCEAGGLCAEERRLQQVRTATARARESALGSAIEQRRRDLQEAQATASALENSVRLAREQVQMLEPLAQKNIVPQTELIQAQRDLVDTQGRLAAARQAVGRSSAAIRQAQADLSQARLDFRQQALAERSEVTTRLAVNEESIRGAAARQQRNELRAPADGIVNDVQITTVGGFVNAGEKIMQVVPVGDKLLVEARIAPSDRAFIKVGDRANVKVTAYDFSIYGGLRGKVQQVSADSIYDEAEREAYYTVVIETDRSFIVKNGQRLPIVPGMICDVEIITGRHSILTYLFKPVNKALDRAMTER from the coding sequence ATGAGCGGCCTGCGCCAACGCTTCGCGGGCCTGGATGCGCCGCAGCGCCTGATCGCGATTGCCGCCGTCGGGATATTGCTGCTCTTCGCATGGTCGGCCTTCGCTCAGGTCGAACAGATCACTCGTGGTACCGGCAAGGTCATTCCGTCGAGCAAGGCGCAGCTTGTCCAGCCGGCCGAACCGGCCGTCATCTCGGAGATTCTGGTCCGTGGAGGGCAGTCGGTCAGCAAAGGCGACCTCCTCGTCCGGCTCGACGATACCCAGTCGGCTTCCGCCTTGGGCGAGCTCGAAGAGGAAAACCGCAGGCTTGCTGCGCGGGCCCAGCGGCTGGAGAACGAAGCATCGGGCGGTGCGGCCGGATGCGAGGCGGGCGGCCTGTGCGCCGAAGAACGACGGCTGCAACAGGTGCGCACCGCGACTGCCAGGGCGCGCGAAAGCGCACTAGGCTCGGCGATCGAACAGCGCCGCCGCGATTTGCAGGAAGCGCAGGCGACTGCGTCGGCCCTGGAAAACAGCGTGCGTCTTGCGCGCGAACAGGTGCAGATGCTGGAGCCGCTGGCGCAGAAGAATATCGTCCCGCAAACCGAATTGATCCAGGCGCAAAGGGATCTCGTCGACACCCAGGGCCGGCTGGCTGCGGCCCGGCAGGCCGTGGGCCGGTCTTCGGCCGCGATCCGGCAGGCGCAGGCGGATCTCAGCCAGGCACGGCTCGATTTTCGCCAGCAGGCGCTTGCCGAACGCAGCGAAGTCACCACGCGCCTCGCGGTCAATGAGGAATCGATCCGCGGCGCCGCAGCGCGCCAGCAGCGCAACGAACTGCGCGCACCTGCCGACGGGATCGTGAACGACGTCCAGATTACCACGGTCGGCGGGTTCGTGAATGCGGGCGAGAAGATCATGCAAGTCGTGCCGGTTGGCGACAAGCTGTTGGTAGAAGCGCGTATCGCTCCGAGCGATCGGGCCTTCATCAAGGTCGGCGATCGCGCGAACGTAAAGGTCACCGCCTATGATTTCTCGATCTACGGCGGGCTGCGCGGCAAGGTGCAGCAGGTTTCGGCCGACAGCATCTACGACGAGGCCGAACGCGAAGCTTACTATACCGTGGTCATCGAGACCGATCGGTCGTTCATCGTCAAGAATGGCCAGCGCCTGCCGATCGTGCCCGGCATGATCTGTGACGTGGAGATCATTACCGGACGCCACAGCATCCTGACCTACCTGTTCAAGCCGGTAAACAAGGCCCTGGACCGGGCGATGACCGAACGGTGA
- a CDS encoding cell wall hydrolase — protein sequence MTSLPIARIGGILTVVAGCLLAAAPSIAPLPQKAQAMELAQVPDVGDIAQMSTGEDQPLSVSAESAEARNAAIPLARLRLEQPGHISRRDMAAGSLATAEKCLAQAIYYEAALEPVSGQRAVAQVVLNRVAHPAYPNSVCGVVYEGVSRPVCQFSFTCDGSLLRQPMASHWASARRIAREMLDGGRAPEVGTATHYHADYVVPRWAFTLGKIRQIGRHIFYRFPGRAGSAMAFNRAWSGREAIPTVNFARLRDRFASEEEAGAEIAHDLVPGTTVSPDVTDRHAASDVGGRLDTTTGWTLSIPDPVSASAGYRATLAGQAGNSVEPMGAGGGE from the coding sequence GTGACGTCCCTCCCCATCGCGCGCATCGGCGGCATCTTGACCGTGGTGGCCGGATGCCTGCTGGCCGCAGCGCCTTCAATCGCACCTCTGCCGCAAAAAGCGCAGGCCATGGAGCTGGCTCAGGTGCCGGACGTCGGCGATATCGCCCAGATGTCGACCGGCGAGGACCAGCCGCTAAGCGTCTCGGCCGAAAGCGCGGAGGCCCGCAACGCGGCGATCCCGCTGGCCAGATTGCGGCTCGAGCAGCCCGGCCACATATCGCGCCGGGACATGGCTGCGGGCAGTCTCGCAACGGCCGAGAAATGCCTCGCGCAGGCGATCTATTACGAAGCGGCGCTGGAACCGGTTTCGGGGCAGCGTGCCGTGGCGCAGGTCGTTCTCAATCGCGTGGCGCACCCGGCCTACCCGAACAGTGTTTGCGGCGTAGTCTACGAAGGGGTGTCGCGCCCGGTCTGCCAGTTCAGCTTCACTTGCGACGGGTCGTTGCTGCGCCAACCGATGGCGAGCCACTGGGCATCGGCCAGGCGGATCGCCCGGGAGATGCTCGATGGCGGCAGGGCTCCCGAAGTCGGCACCGCAACGCATTATCATGCCGATTACGTCGTGCCGCGCTGGGCGTTCACCCTCGGCAAGATCCGGCAGATCGGCCGGCACATATTCTACCGTTTCCCCGGCAGGGCGGGCTCGGCAATGGCTTTCAACCGTGCCTGGTCGGGCCGCGAGGCTATACCCACGGTGAATTTCGCGCGGCTTCGCGACCGCTTCGCGAGCGAGGAAGAAGCGGGCGCAGAGATCGCGCATGATCTGGTCCCCGGCACCACGGTTTCGCCCGATGTAACCGATCGGCACGCGGCTTCGGATGTGGGCGGGCGGCTCGATACGACGACGGGCTGGACACTGAGCATTCCCGATCCCGTTTCCGCCAGCGCGGGCTATCGCGCCACTCTTGCAGGGCAGGCAGGCAATTCAGTCGAGCCGATGGGCGCGGGAGGCGGGGAATGA
- a CDS encoding ABC transporter transmembrane domain-containing protein, producing MMSKEGEIEAGVEIDSLSECVAEAARRFGPSFDTTLLVQLPKNERGFLPWHQAGAALDLARLNFDPANPRKLPVGAANYPAIAKFADGEAALLLDARDGEILVWRPGMGLEQWEAHARLAKGYAGTLYRIFGDPDELRESEAPWHAKARGHWFWTEMRKERRSFAPVFLASFLINLLAIALPIFTMNVYDRVIPNRAAETLWVLAVGVVLAFGLEFFLRRARTAVVDQTARRLDLKLSQKIFGRLLASPLQERKGHTGSLAARVSEFAIVRDFFASTTLVMVIDVLFLFVFVGVIAIIGGWLALVPLTIILAMLGAGYVLQRKVVDAARDAQADYGLQQTMLVESLAGMETLKSVSGEGTMLSRWHKLADIGSHSQQRLRDINSLAVGLAQTFQQVSTVSLIVGGYYLFANGDITMGAIIAIVMLSSRSLAPAGQIAYLLTRGRQAQEALDSIEKLFEGGDERKQGSSLALGALEKPTIRLEDLSFAYEGTAQSALSGIDLTITPGEKIAIVGRVASGKSTLGRVVCGLYPPSDGALLLNGIDARQFRPELLRQALRFVGQDAVLFTGSIKDNLAISDPGIADERLIEAMRKTGADMFLSRDAGGFDRPVGEDGRMLSGGQRAFMALTRALVTDAEVLFLDEPTGAMDSHTEKLLVERLGKALAPDQTLIIATHRPALFSICDRLIVLDSGKIVADGPVQDVLKQAGSELAKGDPA from the coding sequence ACGAGCGCGGCTTTCTTCCCTGGCACCAGGCCGGGGCGGCGCTCGATCTGGCGCGCCTGAATTTCGATCCCGCCAATCCGCGCAAGCTACCGGTCGGGGCCGCCAACTACCCCGCCATTGCGAAGTTCGCCGATGGAGAAGCCGCCCTCCTGCTCGATGCGCGCGATGGTGAGATTCTCGTCTGGCGACCCGGGATGGGGCTGGAACAATGGGAGGCGCATGCGCGGCTTGCCAAGGGCTATGCCGGGACGCTCTATCGGATTTTCGGCGATCCGGACGAGCTTCGCGAAAGCGAGGCGCCCTGGCATGCCAAGGCGCGCGGCCACTGGTTCTGGACCGAAATGCGCAAGGAGCGGCGGTCTTTCGCCCCGGTCTTCCTCGCATCGTTCCTGATCAACCTGCTGGCCATCGCGCTGCCGATCTTCACCATGAACGTCTATGATCGCGTGATCCCGAACCGCGCGGCCGAGACGCTCTGGGTTCTGGCCGTCGGCGTGGTTCTGGCCTTCGGCCTCGAATTCTTCCTGCGCCGGGCCCGGACCGCAGTCGTCGACCAGACTGCTCGTCGCCTCGATCTCAAGCTGTCGCAAAAGATCTTCGGCCGCCTGCTTGCTTCCCCGCTGCAAGAGCGAAAAGGGCACACCGGATCGCTCGCTGCGCGCGTGTCCGAATTCGCGATCGTCAGGGACTTCTTCGCCTCGACCACGTTGGTCATGGTCATCGACGTGCTGTTCCTGTTCGTTTTCGTGGGTGTGATCGCCATTATCGGCGGCTGGCTCGCGCTGGTCCCGCTAACGATCATTCTCGCGATGCTGGGGGCGGGTTACGTGCTTCAGCGCAAGGTGGTCGACGCGGCGCGGGACGCGCAGGCGGATTACGGTCTCCAGCAGACGATGCTGGTGGAATCGCTCGCCGGCATGGAGACGTTGAAGAGCGTTTCGGGCGAGGGGACGATGTTGTCGCGCTGGCACAAGCTGGCGGATATCGGCAGCCACTCCCAGCAACGTCTGCGCGATATCAATTCGCTGGCGGTCGGCCTGGCCCAGACCTTCCAGCAGGTTTCGACCGTATCGCTGATCGTCGGCGGTTATTACCTGTTCGCCAATGGCGACATCACGATGGGCGCGATCATCGCCATCGTGATGCTTTCATCCCGTTCGCTCGCGCCCGCAGGCCAGATTGCCTACCTGCTGACCCGTGGCCGCCAGGCGCAGGAAGCGCTCGACAGTATCGAAAAGCTTTTCGAAGGGGGGGACGAGCGCAAGCAGGGCAGTAGCCTGGCGCTGGGAGCTCTGGAGAAGCCGACGATCCGGCTGGAAGACCTCTCGTTCGCCTACGAAGGCACGGCACAGTCCGCCCTTTCGGGGATCGATCTGACGATCACGCCCGGGGAAAAAATCGCCATCGTGGGGCGGGTCGCTTCGGGCAAGTCGACGCTGGGCAGGGTCGTCTGCGGGCTATACCCGCCAAGCGACGGCGCCCTGCTGCTGAACGGCATCGACGCCCGGCAGTTCAGGCCCGAATTGCTGCGGCAGGCCTTGCGCTTCGTCGGCCAGGATGCGGTGCTGTTCACCGGATCGATCAAGGACAATCTGGCCATCTCCGATCCCGGCATAGCCGACGAGCGGTTGATCGAGGCAATGCGCAAAACCGGGGCCGACATGTTCCTGTCTCGCGACGCAGGCGGCTTCGACCGCCCCGTGGGCGAGGATGGCCGCATGCTTTCGGGCGGTCAGCGTGCCTTCATGGCGCTGACCCGCGCCCTCGTCACCGATGCCGAGGTCCTGTTCTTAGACGAACCCACCGGTGCGATGGACAGCCACACGGAAAAGCTACTGGTAGAGCGGCTCGGCAAGGCGCTGGCACCGGATCAGACGCTGATCATCGCGACCCACCGGCCGGCCCTGTTTTCCATTTGCGACCGGCTTATCGTGCTCGATTCAGGCAAGATCGTTGCGGACGGTCCGGTACAGGACGTCTTGAAGCAGGCCGGGTCCGAGTTGGCGAAAGGGGATCCGGCGTGA